In one window of Miscanthus floridulus cultivar M001 chromosome 12, ASM1932011v1, whole genome shotgun sequence DNA:
- the LOC136496313 gene encoding peroxisome biogenesis protein 22-like → MASAPVAGAGAGGGKDDELADLVRRLVGALARYADRLPFDLYRQKLRSLTTLAAISITLLFAWKMLRAPQEQARRPRRRAAPSSSNTSTRSRPGTLTTTDACSSADSRAHEAVNQLFQPVNLTLEQLVRHKLSEGRRFTCRLLGVILEETSPEELQNHVTVKPSVVEVLLEIAKFCDVYLMERVLDDESEGKVLSALSEAGLFAGGGLIKDKVLFCSTENGRTSFVRQLEPDWHIDTSPEIVHQLARFIKYQLHISPQRLERIATNVFSAPSLEQYFGGLDQR, encoded by the exons ATGGCGTCGGCCCCGGTGGCAGGGGCAGGGGCCGGGGGCGGGAAGGACGACGAGCTCGCCGATCTGGTGCGGCGCCTCGTGGGCGCCCTCGCGCGCTACGCTGATCGCCTGCCCTTCGACCTCTATCGCCAG AAACTTCGTTCACTTACTACACTTGCTGCGATCTCGATCACACTTCTGTTTGCCTGGAAAATGTTGAGAGCTCCTCAAGAGCAAGCTCGGAGGCCTCGTAGGAGGGCTGCCCCATCATCTAGCAACACCAGCACTAGATCGCGACCAGGCACTTTAACCACAACAGATGCTTGTTCATCAGCAGATTCAAGAGCACACGAAGCAGTTAACCAGCTTTTCCAGCCAGTAAAT CTGACTCTTGAGCAGCTTGTCAGGCATAAGCTAAGCGAAGGACGAAGG TTCACATGCCGCTTGCTTGGTGTGATTTTGGAAGAAACATCTCCAGAGGAGCTTCAG AACCATGTCACAGTGAAGCCTTCCGTGGTGGAGGTTCTCCTAGAAATTGCAAAATTCTGTGATGTGTATTTGATGGAGCGCGTTCTTGATGATGAAAGTGAG GGAAAGGTTTTATCGGCCCTGAGTGAAGCTGGACTTTTTGCTGGTGGTGGCTTGATAAAAGATAAG GTTCTCTTCTGTAGTACAGAGAACGGCCGTACATCTTTTGTTCGGCAACTCGAGCCTGATTGGCATATCGACACAAGTCCTGAAATTGTCCACCAATTAGCT AGGTTTATCAAATATCAACTGCACATTTCGCCGCAACGACTTGAAAGAATAGCAACCAATGTTTTCAGCGCTCCAAGCTTGGAACAATATTTTGGAGGCCTAGACCAGAGATAA
- the LOC136496312 gene encoding histone-lysine N-methyltransferase ATXR2-like produces MGGIGVSPCDLDREFAPQIAQLVATPPLQSAEEYYDELIWSKKLDGIRVSYSSKHGKGVCANRDFAEDDLVLKDQMLVGAQDSLNKIDCVVCSYCFRFIGSIEFQIGRRLYLQSLGGSVDGTTERHCHGSDAGSSTGCSGASSGNSNAVPQEVLMSLMDGNMSLPLTDQFCLPSVVACPGGCEGELYCSQSCADSDWDSYHSLLCAGSKTEPLRKSALQKFVGHANGTNDIFLVAAKAITFTLLRYRKLKRQHGPHESSSSLLMEAWKPLSMGFKKRWWECVALPEDVDSCEEELFRQQIRDLAFTSLQLLKDAIFDPECAPLFSLDIYGHIIGMFELNNLDLVVASPVEDYFIHIDDLPESEKEEAEKVTGPFLDALGEDYSVPCEGTAFFPLQSCMNHSCCPNAKAFKRDEDKDGHAVVIALRPISKDKEITISYIDEDLPYEERQAQLADYGFTCTCLKCQEERPV; encoded by the exons ATGGGTGGTATTGGCGTCAGCCCGTGCGATCTGGACAGGGAGTTCGCGCCCCAAATCGCCCAGCTCGTCGCCACGCCTCCTCTCCAATCCGCCGAG GAATACTATGATGAACTCATATGGTCCAAGAAGCTTGATGGCATTAGAGTGAGCTACAGTAGCAAGCATGGGAAAG GTGTTTGTGCAAATAGGGACTTTGCTGAAGACGACCTTGTTCTGAAGGACCAAATGTTGGTCGGTGCTCAGGACAGCCTTAACAAG ATTGACTGTGTTGTGTGTAGTTACTGCTTCCGCTTCATTGGTTCTATAGAGTTCCAAATTGGGCGTAGATTGTATTTGCAAAGCCTTGGTGGTAGTGTTGATGGCACTACTGAGAGACATTGCCATGGGAGTGATGCTGGGTCAAGTACTGGCTGCTCTGGTGCATCAAGTGGGAATAGCAATGCTGTGCCACAAGAGGTCCTGATGTCACTTATGGATGGTAATATGTCGTTGCCTTTAACTGATCAGTTCTGTCTGCCATCAGTTGTTGCTTGCCCTGGTGGATGTGAGGGAGAACTCTACTGCAG CCAATCATGTGCGGATTCCGATTGGGATTCTTATCACTCTTTGCTGTGTGCTGGATCCAAGACTGAACCATTACGGAAATCCGCCCTTCAGAAATTTGTAGGGCATGCTAATG GAACCAATGATATTTTTTTGGTTGCTGCCAAG GCTATCACTTTCACCTTGTTGAGATATAGGAAACTCAAAAGACAGCATGGGCCTCATGAATCAAGCTCTTCGCTCCTCATGGAAGCCTGGAAACCACTTTCGATGGGCTTCAAAAAGAG GTGGTGGGAGTGTGTTGCATTGCCTGAAGATGTTGATTCCTGTGAAGAAGAATTGTTTAGACAGCAAATAAGGGATCTGGCGTTTACG TCACTGCAGCTTCTCAAGGATGCAATCTTTGATCCTGAGTGTGCACCCT TGTTTTCGCTTGACATCTATGGCCATATAATTGGCATGTTTGAGCTGAACAATCT TGATTTAGTTGTCGCATCACCAGTTGAAGACTATTTCATACACATTGACGATCTTCCAGAGAGTGAGAAG GAGGAAGCAGAGAAGGTAACGGGGCCATTCCTAGATGCTTTAGGTGAAGACTATTCAGTTCCTTGTGAGG GAACGGCGTTCTTTCCTTTGCAGAGTTGCATGAACCACTCGTGCTGTCCAAATGCTAAAGCATTTAAGAGAGACGAG GACAAGGATGGCCATGCAGTGGTAATTGCTCTGAGGCCTATCAGCAAGGACAAAGAG ATTACCATCTCCTACATCGATGAAGACCTTCCATACGAGGAGAGGCAGGCGCAACTTGCAGATTATGGGTTCACGTGTACATGCTTGAAATGCCAAGAAGAGCGACCGGTCTGA